The window AAACGATAAGATTGCTCAAATGACTTTTGCATCTGTGTATCCTCATTACATCAATAGATTAGAGAAAAACGGCAGGACAAAAGAAGAATTTCATCAAGTGATAGAATGGTTAACTGGTTTTGATGCAGAAAAAATACAAGAACTGATCGATCAAAAAGCAACTTTTCAAAGCTTCTTTGATCAAGCAACAATACATCCTAATGCTCACCTCATAAAAGGTGTCATTTGCGGTTATCGTATAGAAGAAATTCCAGACGAATTTGAACTGTATAGAAAATGCAGGTATCTCGATAAGTTGTATGATGAACTAGCAAAAGGTCGTAAAATGGAGAAAATTTTACGTGAAGAAAAAAAATAATATTGCTCATTATCAAATCTTACAAGTCATATGAAGTGATGGCTAATGGCAAATTTCTCTTAGACTAGCTCTATACACAGTAATTATCGAGCAAATGGAGTAAAAGCCACATTTCACTTTAAATTCTATTCCATATCATAAAAGTTTTCTTAAAGTATTAGAATAGTTGTTAGTAATTGAAGAAGCAATGGTCTAAGAGTACGAGAGATGTGTTAAAAGATTAATGATTGTTCATTTATCAAGTTACCTTTGTCATGAACAGAAACTTGAAGTAACAGTGTTTGTGAACGTTTCTCCATATGTTACTCATTTAAATCCATTTAAAAACGCTCTTGAAACAACTACTCACAACACTAGAATTATTCTTAAAAAGTTCAGACTTCGATCGAGGAGTTCGTTTAGGAATCAGTATCGTGATTCCATTTGGTGTGCTGTACTTGTTAGGCTATGTGCAGTATGCTCCAGCTTTTGCAGTAGGATCGTTTCTTAATGCGCCTGGAGACGTCCCTGGTAGTGCTAAACGCAAGGTAAACGCAATATTAATCAGCATAGGGCTGACCATGCTTATTACTTTGATCATTCAGTTTTCTAAACCTATCCTGCCGCTTTTATTGGTTGTTTTGGGACTTATTTCTTTTCTAGTCTCGATTATTTCTGTTTATGGTTTTAGAGCTTCATTAGTATCGCTATCTGGATTACTCGCCATGGTTATTGCTTTTGCAGTAAATAAAGAAACACCTTTAGAAATCATTATTCAAGTAGGTTTAATGGGACTTGGCGGACTTTGGTATCTATTAGTTTCCTTTGTTTTTAGAAAATTAGCGCCTAAAAAAGATCAAAACCAACTGCTATCTGATGCTTTATCATTAGTTGGGAATTACTTAAAATTAAGAGCCAAATTACTGACTAAAAAGTCCACTCGAGACGAGCGTTTTGAACAAATTCTTAATCTGCAGAATCAAATTAATGATAAGCACGAGACTTTACGCGAGATCATCTATTCAGAGCGCAAGCGATCGGGCCGCTCTAGATATGAAGAAAAACAATTGCTTATCTTTTTATCTACCGTTCAAATATTTGAATTGATAGAAGCGACGCGACTGGATTACAAAACCCTAGATAAAGTATTCGGAGAAAAAAAGAAATACCTCAAAGCGGCAAAAAAGCTCAATAAAATAATGGGTAAACGATTGATTTTGCTTTCTGAATTATTGATTCAAAAAGATAAAATCCCTAACGACGATAAATTAACAGAAGCTCTATCAAAAGCAGAAAGTTCTATTACCGAGTATATCAATACTATTAAACTTCCAGAAGCCAGAGAAGGCGCGTTGTTATTGAAGAATCTCTATGATTATCAAGAACAACTTATTCAGGAAATTAAAGCGATAAGACAAGCGATGGAAAATGTAAAGGAAGCCTCTAAGCTTTCTTTAAAAAGACAAGATTCCAGCAAATTCTTGACCCTACAAGAGTACCGGCTTAATGTGCTGACTCAAAACTTTAGTTTTAAGTCAAAAGTATTTCGTCACTCTTTGAGATTTGCTATCGCTATTGTGTTTGCTTATTGCATCGGTTATTTCTTTGATATTCAAAACACTTACTGGATCCTATTGACCATTGTTGTAATCATGAGACCTAGTTATGGTCTTACTAAAGATAGGTCTAAGGATCGAGTTATAGGCACACTCATAGGTGCTGCGATCGCTATAGGAATAGTGCTAGTTACCCAAAACGAAATCATCTATGGCGTCCTTGCAGTCGTCTCCTTAGTACTTGCATTTTCATTACTTCAGCGCAATTATAAGTCGGCAGCGGCATTTATAACCATAAGTATCATATTTGTATATTCCTTTATAAATCCAGACGCTTTTGAGGTCATTCAGTACCGTGTTATTGATACCATCATAGGCTCTGCAATTGCGGTAGTAGCTAACTATTTGATTTTACCTACTTGGGAAGCAGATAATTTAAAAGACGTATTGCTTAAAGCGCTAGAGACTAATAAAACCTATTTACTCGCTACGCAAAAATTCTATGCAGATGCTCAAGGAGAGAAATTATCTTACAACGTAGCCAGAAAAGAAGCATTTCTTGCCATCGCAAATTTAAATGCAGCTTTCCAGCGGCTGACTCAAGATCCTAAATCAAAGCAAAAGCAATTCCAGTTGATTTACAAGATTGTAACGCTCAATCAGACCATGATTTCGGCAGTGGCATCCATAGGTAATTTCATTAAAAATCATAAAACCACGCCAGCATCAAAAGAGTTCAATACACTTATTGCCAGTATTTCAAAATCCTTAGAAGCCTCTTACGATAGCATTGATAACAATAATGCCAAAGAAAAACCATCCATAGAAGAAGAAGATCACTCACCAGAAAAGTTATTACACAAGTATCAAGAACTATCCGACTCCAGAGATAAAAACCTTCAAAAAGGCAATACCGAGCT is drawn from Nonlabens dokdonensis DSW-6 and contains these coding sequences:
- a CDS encoding DUF2200 domain-containing protein, whose amino-acid sequence is MKVTAEKNDKIAQMTFASVYPHYINRLEKNGRTKEEFHQVIEWLTGFDAEKIQELIDQKATFQSFFDQATIHPNAHLIKGVICGYRIEEIPDEFELYRKCRYLDKLYDELAKGRKMEKILREEKK
- a CDS encoding FUSC family protein, whose protein sequence is MKQLLTTLELFLKSSDFDRGVRLGISIVIPFGVLYLLGYVQYAPAFAVGSFLNAPGDVPGSAKRKVNAILISIGLTMLITLIIQFSKPILPLLLVVLGLISFLVSIISVYGFRASLVSLSGLLAMVIAFAVNKETPLEIIIQVGLMGLGGLWYLLVSFVFRKLAPKKDQNQLLSDALSLVGNYLKLRAKLLTKKSTRDERFEQILNLQNQINDKHETLREIIYSERKRSGRSRYEEKQLLIFLSTVQIFELIEATRLDYKTLDKVFGEKKKYLKAAKKLNKIMGKRLILLSELLIQKDKIPNDDKLTEALSKAESSITEYINTIKLPEAREGALLLKNLYDYQEQLIQEIKAIRQAMENVKEASKLSLKRQDSSKFLTLQEYRLNVLTQNFSFKSKVFRHSLRFAIAIVFAYCIGYFFDIQNTYWILLTIVVIMRPSYGLTKDRSKDRVIGTLIGAAIAIGIVLVTQNEIIYGVLAVVSLVLAFSLLQRNYKSAAAFITISIIFVYSFINPDAFEVIQYRVIDTIIGSAIAVVANYLILPTWEADNLKDVLLKALETNKTYLLATQKFYADAQGEKLSYNVARKEAFLAIANLNAAFQRLTQDPKSKQKQFQLIYKIVTLNQTMISAVASIGNFIKNHKTTPASKEFNTLIASISKSLEASYDSIDNNNAKEKPSIEEEDHSPEKLLHKYQELSDSRDKNLQKGNTELDEATLHHLQEAFLIANHMKWLQSLSKSLYKATESYRKSLVEDSQ